In Pseudemcibacter aquimaris, the sequence GCTTAGAAGAATCCTTATCTTCAATGATATATGGCCAATTATATACGCCTGCTCTAATTTCGTTTTTATTGAATTGATTAATTATATTGTCTAATTTTCTGTTAGACTTAATACCTAATTTAAGTTTCAAAAATGAGGGTTCGATATCTGGAGACATATACCAAGATTCCCCCTTATAATGACTTAGGATGAATTCAGCATTCGAATTTCGAATTTTCTTTATTTTATCAAAATTTGAAAGAGACCATTGACCAAGTTCTGATTGTATGAGACCGATTGTTTCTAATGGCATCAGCTTATACTTCCAATAACTATGAAAAAGCTTTTTATATATACGATAAATTAATGTTCCACTATATTTTTGGCCTTGATTTCGCTTTATCAACCATTTTTTATGGAAACGAAGTTGTTCCAACTCTTCCTCTATTGTTGGCAGGTTATAATTAGAAACTACATTTCTTGTAAATTGATCCGAGTTATTTACAATCGATATACCACCCCAACATAATGAAATTGGTTTATCATAATTAAAACTAAATATTGCGGCATCACCAATAGTGCCAACTATTTCATTGCCTATTTTGCCTCCTAAAGTATGAGCACAATCTTCGATTATACTTACGTTATATTTTTCACAGTCGGCTTTAATATCTGAAAAATCTACAGGAATTCCAAATAAATGAGTTACAATCAGTATGCTAATATCATCATGGATTAATTCGGAAACTTCTGACCAATCAATTTTGCCGGGAATTCCGGAAAAATCATAAGTGCTAATTTTATACCCACTTTTAATTATAGCATTTTTTACTTTGTTACATGTAAAAGCTGATACTAGCACTGTTTTTCGATCATCATTTCTTTTCTTTAAAAGAGTTTCTAGTGCATTGGATCCACTGGAATGCAATTCAATTTTTGTGTTTTCTATATTATGATAATCTGAAAAACACGATATAAAATTTTCTCTAGCATCTTTAGATGCGCACTTAACAAAATCGTCTAATTGTGATTGCTCCCAATAATTCTCAACAGTATCAATCATTTTTCGAGTAACCAACCATTACTTTATAAATATCTTCATCTATTCGAATATTTGTTCGTCTGGGGAAATTATTAGGTATATTATATTCTCTCCTTGCAACCTTTGTTCCATTTTTCTCTAAAAATTTCTGTAAATTAGCAATAACTTTTTCAGGATTTTCACAGAGATCTTCGTAAAGTATATTAAATACTTCTTCTTGATTTACGCCCATTTTGACTAGATCTTCATGTACTATGCTATTCAAACCCCGTATTTGTTCAATAACTTGTTTTCCAGGATGACATGATTTCAAATCATTACGGTCTGGCACTTCAACTGACCACCATGTATTATAATCGTTGTATACTTTATATCTGGTTTCCAAGAGAGAGTGACCATTATCAATCTCAGATCGTTCTAAAAAAACAAACAAACTTTCAGGTAAATATTTTTTAATTGGTTGTATCCGAACAGTTTCATACATATTCTTAAAAATTAGAGGTTTTTGCGCTGCATTTATCATTAAAGATACGGATCTACGAAATTTTTTCATATCATTCTCATTAGCATCAGCCAATGAGATGTATGATGGACTTTTTCTGAAGAATCTATACCACCAATTTCCTGCCTCAGATGGGGAATGAGAACCTTTAGTACGCCCATGATTTGATGTAAAAGATATATTGTCGATATTATTAGTTGGATTAAAAAATTTTTCTACTACAAAAGGCATACCAAAATATTTAGCATGCCTATTCGTCATGTAGCTCAGTTCTAATGCTTGTACGATTAACTGTATCGTCAAAGTACTGCCTGATCGAGGAGCTCCAACTATAAATATTGGTGGGAACTTTAATTTTTTATTTCCCGAGAATGTAAGCTTTTCAACTAAGCAGAATATATATTTATTACAGTAATATAAAATCTTATTTATATATTTTACAGGATTTAAATATTTTGATTTCATAGAATGGTACCAGTTCATCATCTATTAGTTCACTATTAGATTCTTTCTCGGTTTTTTAGAAAATCTAATATTCTATTCTTAAACGCAGAATCTCCTGTCGTCCTAAATTGAGTGTATTTTTCTTCTACTTTATATTGGGTTATATTTTTAAGTAATCTATTAGCTGTTTTCCATTCGGTAATATTTTGTGGATTAAGGTTACCGGAATCAATTTCTGTATGAATTTTTAATCCATTGTGTTCATTAAATGAAACCCAATTTAAATAGCATTGTTTAATCCGATGGTTAAATTTTTGAAAATCTGCATCTTTATAAACATCATTAATATTTTTTTCCTTTAACTCGTCCCAAGAAATATGTGGAAGACATAAATAATCAACCAACTCATAAGTTCTCATATCCCAAGGGACCAAAACTGAAGCAACACCTTGAATTAATGCGCATATATTTGCATGAAGTCTGCCAGATAAAACTCTTTTCTGATTACCAATTAAAGAGTACCAATCGGAATAATTAATAGGGAATGTGGAATTACTTCCAACTGAATTAATTAAATTTTGAGAAGCATCTTGTATAGATACACCAAATACATTTGCAATTTTTGATACAATTGTATCAGGAGCATTTCCTTTAAATAATTCTTCGTCAAAAACATCCTGCCCAATATAATTATATTTTTCATTATTTTGCATCAGTGCCGCTGCTAAAGCCCAATGAAAAGGGACACCTGTTTCATTGTCACTTGCTTCCAAAGAATAATCATAATCCAGCATTCCTTGCGAATATATGGTAGGGCACCCAATTGGAGCACAAGAGTTAAAGCCATGTTTATGCAAATAAAAAGCAGATAAATCTCCTCTTACCCCAATATAAGTATCATCCACACTACACATTTCCAACAATCTAATAATACTTGGATGTAATTTATAGTTAATACAATACTTTCCGCCAGCATCCACTCCACCCGAAACAAAGAAAGGTTTAATGTCTAGCTTTTCCAGAAAAGATACAAGTAAAGAAAGATCTCTACTAGGCCCTAATTGACTAGCAGTGGCAATGACACATTGAGAATAAGTATTTCTGAGTTCGTCAAAATCGTGTTCTGCATTTATGTCAATATAATCACCATCAAAAATTTTCATTATTGATTGTGTTATAAATGCTGCACCGTGATTTGTAGAATATAGTTTCTCATTTTCAGCATAATTATTTGACTGATCACTATAAATATATTCTGGCGTTAGTCCAATAACCATTGTTTTTGACATAAAAGTATCCTTAAATATGTGGAATTATTAAATATTTAGTGCTTTAATATACTTTATACTAAATGATAATTTGTAAATATTGAATCATTAAATATAGTTACTTGAAAATATTGTAAGTTATGAATTTTAAAGAGAAATATAGACTCCTTTGTGAACAAGAGCGTTCAATCCCATTATTTAGCCAGCCATGGTGGCTTGACAGTGTATGCGGAGAGAAAAATTGGGACGTTTGCCTCGTAGAAAAATCAGATCAAATTTTAGCGACAATGCCATATTATATTATCCCAAAAAAAGGTTTTCGAATGATATCGATGCCTCCTATAACACAGTCACTAGGACCTTGGATTTCTGATAGTGAAGCAAAATATGCGAAAAAATTAGGCCGAGAGAACAGTTTAATCGAAGATTTATTCGATCAATTACCTCCACATGATAATATCAAAATAAATTGGCACCACAAATTATCAAATTGGTTAAGTTTATATTGGCGCGGATATCAGCAAACAACTCGTTATACCTACATCATAAATAATTTACAGAATCAGAATTATCTTGATAATTTCAGTTCCAGTTATCGAAATAAAATAAACAAAGCCCGAAAACTTGTATGCGTTAAAGAAAACTTGGACATAGGCCAATTTTATCAAATTAATACTAAAACATTTACGCGCCAGTCTATAAGCACCCCTTATTCTTTTGAATTCTTGAAAAAACATGATGCAATATTAACTGCCCACAATGCTCGAAAAATATTTTATGCGGAAGATCCGGAAGGTAATATACATTCTGCGCTTTATTTAACATGGGACAATTATACGGCATACGTTCATTTAGTGGGAGAAGATCCCGATTTTAGAAAAAGCGGTGCTGGGATCTTGCTGATTGCGG encodes:
- a CDS encoding GNAT family N-acetyltransferase; protein product: MNFKEKYRLLCEQERSIPLFSQPWWLDSVCGEKNWDVCLVEKSDQILATMPYYIIPKKGFRMISMPPITQSLGPWISDSEAKYAKKLGRENSLIEDLFDQLPPHDNIKINWHHKLSNWLSLYWRGYQQTTRYTYIINNLQNQNYLDNFSSSYRNKINKARKLVCVKENLDIGQFYQINTKTFTRQSISTPYSFEFLKKHDAILTAHNARKIFYAEDPEGNIHSALYLTWDNYTAYVHLVGEDPDFRKSGAGILLIAEAIKYTKEILKLDSFDFEGSMLKNVELVRRGCGGIQTPYFAISKTNSRLIKCYQFVKTLLK
- a CDS encoding sulfotransferase — encoded protein: MKSKYLNPVKYINKILYYCNKYIFCLVEKLTFSGNKKLKFPPIFIVGAPRSGSTLTIQLIVQALELSYMTNRHAKYFGMPFVVEKFFNPTNNIDNISFTSNHGRTKGSHSPSEAGNWWYRFFRKSPSYISLADANENDMKKFRRSVSLMINAAQKPLIFKNMYETVRIQPIKKYLPESLFVFLERSEIDNGHSLLETRYKVYNDYNTWWSVEVPDRNDLKSCHPGKQVIEQIRGLNSIVHEDLVKMGVNQEEVFNILYEDLCENPEKVIANLQKFLEKNGTKVARREYNIPNNFPRRTNIRIDEDIYKVMVGYSKND
- a CDS encoding polysaccharide pyruvyl transferase family protein, translating into MSKTMVIGLTPEYIYSDQSNNYAENEKLYSTNHGAAFITQSIMKIFDGDYIDINAEHDFDELRNTYSQCVIATASQLGPSRDLSLLVSFLEKLDIKPFFVSGGVDAGGKYCINYKLHPSIIRLLEMCSVDDTYIGVRGDLSAFYLHKHGFNSCAPIGCPTIYSQGMLDYDYSLEASDNETGVPFHWALAAALMQNNEKYNYIGQDVFDEELFKGNAPDTIVSKIANVFGVSIQDASQNLINSVGSNSTFPINYSDWYSLIGNQKRVLSGRLHANICALIQGVASVLVPWDMRTYELVDYLCLPHISWDELKEKNINDVYKDADFQKFNHRIKQCYLNWVSFNEHNGLKIHTEIDSGNLNPQNITEWKTANRLLKNITQYKVEEKYTQFRTTGDSAFKNRILDFLKNRERI
- a CDS encoding DegT/DnrJ/EryC1/StrS family aminotransferase — translated: MIDTVENYWEQSQLDDFVKCASKDARENFISCFSDYHNIENTKIELHSSGSNALETLLKKRNDDRKTVLVSAFTCNKVKNAIIKSGYKISTYDFSGIPGKIDWSEVSELIHDDISILIVTHLFGIPVDFSDIKADCEKYNVSIIEDCAHTLGGKIGNEIVGTIGDAAIFSFNYDKPISLCWGGISIVNNSDQFTRNVVSNYNLPTIEEELEQLRFHKKWLIKRNQGQKYSGTLIYRIYKKLFHSYWKYKLMPLETIGLIQSELGQWSLSNFDKIKKIRNSNAEFILSHYKGESWYMSPDIEPSFLKLKLGIKSNRKLDNIINQFNKNEIRAGVYNWPYIIEDKDSSKHLIASTASKNWIDVPIHQNLSEKDIEKICKILSDI